One Hyphomicrobium album genomic window carries:
- a CDS encoding c-type cytochrome, with translation MLASFAPALAAEEQGDDGQVAYNNACRTCHSFKEGDNRLGPTLHGIVGRKAGSVEGFAFSSAMKSSGITWDEANLDKFIANPEAVVNGNGMKPFGGVADAGERKKIVDYLKTLK, from the coding sequence TTGCTCGCTTCTTTCGCTCCGGCGCTCGCCGCCGAGGAGCAGGGCGACGACGGCCAGGTCGCTTACAACAACGCCTGCCGCACCTGCCACTCGTTCAAGGAAGGCGACAACCGCCTCGGTCCGACGCTGCACGGCATCGTCGGCCGCAAGGCCGGCTCCGTCGAAGGCTTCGCGTTCTCTTCGGCGATGAAAAGCTCCGGCATCACCTGGGACGAGGCCAACCTCGACAAGTTCATCGCCAATCCCGAGGCTGTCGTGAACGGCAACGGCATGAAGCCGTTCGGCGGCGTCGCCGACGCCGGCGAGCGCAAGAAGATCGTCGACTACCTGAAGACGCTGAAGTAG
- the argE gene encoding acetylornithine deacetylase, with amino-acid sequence MSGPSYSATELLARLVGFDTTSHKSNLPLIRFVEDYLLQHGVVSQIVPSADGRKAGLYATVGPAHAGGVALSGHTDVVPVDGQQWTTDPFIVAERNGKLYGRGTADMKGFLACVLAAVPDFLRRPLTVPIHLAFSYDEEIGCLGVRPMIAEFGTRLVKPRMVFVGEPTSMSVVDSHKGPVRWHVHIKGRAAHSSMAPLGVNSIAIAGKILRELADIEHELKLRPQDPRFDPPYATLQVTRIDGGTATNIVPVSCRLDFDVRAIPGVDIAAIDGRVRAFANNVCVQEMRKVAPEAGIDMVIANQVPPFAAGPQSEAVALALKLAGQNETHAVSYATEAGLFQVAGSPSVVIGPGDIAQAHTANEWIAKDQIDKCSAFLGRLGDWAEHGSAVR; translated from the coding sequence ATGAGCGGACCGAGCTACTCGGCGACGGAGCTGCTGGCGCGACTCGTCGGTTTCGACACCACCAGCCATAAGTCGAACCTGCCGCTCATCCGCTTCGTGGAGGACTACCTCTTACAGCACGGCGTGGTGAGCCAAATCGTGCCCTCCGCCGATGGCCGCAAGGCCGGTCTCTACGCTACCGTCGGCCCCGCGCATGCGGGCGGCGTCGCGCTCTCGGGCCATACGGACGTCGTGCCCGTGGACGGCCAGCAATGGACAACCGATCCATTCATCGTCGCCGAGCGCAACGGCAAGCTCTACGGGCGCGGCACCGCCGACATGAAGGGCTTCCTCGCCTGCGTGCTCGCGGCGGTGCCGGATTTCTTGCGCCGCCCGCTCACCGTGCCGATCCACCTCGCCTTCTCCTACGACGAGGAGATCGGCTGCCTCGGCGTGCGCCCGATGATCGCCGAGTTCGGCACCCGCCTCGTCAAGCCGCGCATGGTGTTCGTCGGCGAGCCGACGTCGATGAGCGTCGTCGATTCCCACAAAGGCCCCGTGCGCTGGCACGTCCACATCAAGGGCCGCGCGGCGCACTCGAGCATGGCGCCGCTCGGCGTCAATTCCATCGCGATCGCTGGCAAAATTCTGCGCGAGCTGGCCGACATCGAGCACGAATTGAAGCTGCGCCCGCAGGATCCGCGCTTCGATCCGCCCTACGCCACGCTACAGGTGACTCGCATCGACGGCGGCACTGCGACGAACATTGTGCCCGTCTCATGCCGCCTGGACTTCGACGTGCGCGCCATTCCCGGCGTCGACATTGCCGCCATCGACGGGCGCGTCCGCGCCTTCGCCAACAACGTGTGCGTGCAAGAGATGCGCAAGGTCGCACCCGAAGCCGGCATCGACATGGTGATCGCCAACCAGGTTCCGCCATTCGCTGCCGGCCCGCAGTCCGAGGCCGTGGCACTCGCGCTGAAACTTGCCGGGCAGAACGAGACGCACGCCGTCTCGTACGCGACCGAAGCCGGACTTTTCCAGGTTGCCGGCTCGCCTTCGGTCGTCATCGGCCCGGGCGACATCGCGCAGGCGCACACTGCCAACGAGTGGATCGCCAAGGACCAGATCGACAAGTGCAGCGCTTTCCTCGGGCGTCTCGGCGACTGGGCGGAGCACGGCTCGGCGGTGCGCTGA
- the apaG gene encoding Co2+/Mg2+ efflux protein ApaG, with protein MYEAVTRGIRIRVTPQYLEDQSSPDESEFFWAYTIDIANEGDETVQLRSRVWLITDGAGQTQEVRGPGVVGETPVIQPGASFSYTSGCPLRTPSGIMVGSYQMTDEKGELFDVAIPAFSLDSPFAVRSVN; from the coding sequence ATGTACGAAGCTGTGACCCGCGGCATCCGCATCCGCGTGACCCCGCAATATCTGGAGGATCAGTCGTCCCCGGACGAGAGCGAGTTCTTTTGGGCCTATACCATCGACATCGCCAACGAAGGCGACGAGACGGTGCAGCTCCGCTCGCGCGTGTGGCTGATCACCGACGGCGCAGGGCAAACGCAAGAGGTGCGTGGCCCGGGCGTGGTCGGCGAGACGCCGGTTATTCAGCCGGGCGCCTCGTTCAGCTACACGTCGGGGTGTCCGCTGCGCACGCCGTCCGGCATCATGGTCGGCAGCTATCAGATGACCGACGAAAAGGGAGAGCTGTTCGACGTCGCCATTCCGGCGTTCTCTCTCGACAGCCCCTTCGCCGTGCGCAGCGTCAACTAG
- a CDS encoding O-succinylhomoserine sulfhydrylase, with protein sequence MASKKNGPADPQQWARETQLVHGGTLRSQFGETSEAMFLTQGFVYDSPEQAEARFKNEDPGFQYSRFGNPTVAMFEERVRLLEGAEDARATASGMAAVNGAVMSYLKAGDHIVSGRALFGACRYIVETLSQRYGIGCTLVDGRDLDAWKKAVRPNTKMFFFETPSNPTLELVDIAAVSKIAHDAGALVVVDNVFATPLFQRPLQHGADIVVYSATKHIDGQGRCLGGAVLGSKDYVTNHLQEFLRQTGPTMSPFNAWVMLKGLETMPVRVKAQTATAARLADHLAAQKGVTRVFYCGRADHPQAGIAKKQMTGGGQMIAFEVEGGKAAAFKLQNALNLIKLSNNLGDAKSLITHPATTTHYRIGPEARAELGIGDGLLRLSVGLEAFEDLAADLDAGLAAVRR encoded by the coding sequence ATGGCAAGCAAGAAGAACGGGCCGGCAGACCCGCAACAGTGGGCACGCGAGACGCAGCTCGTGCACGGCGGAACGCTGCGCTCGCAGTTCGGCGAGACCTCGGAAGCCATGTTCCTGACGCAGGGCTTCGTCTACGACAGCCCCGAGCAGGCCGAGGCGCGCTTCAAGAACGAGGACCCGGGCTTCCAGTACAGCCGCTTCGGCAATCCGACGGTCGCCATGTTCGAGGAGCGCGTGCGCCTGCTCGAGGGCGCCGAGGATGCCCGCGCCACCGCCAGCGGCATGGCGGCCGTGAACGGCGCGGTCATGTCGTACCTCAAGGCCGGCGACCATATCGTCTCGGGGCGCGCCCTGTTCGGCGCCTGCCGCTATATCGTCGAGACGCTCAGCCAGCGCTACGGCATCGGCTGCACACTGGTGGACGGGCGCGACCTCGACGCCTGGAAGAAGGCCGTGCGGCCGAATACCAAGATGTTCTTCTTCGAGACGCCCTCGAACCCGACGCTGGAGCTGGTCGACATAGCGGCCGTCTCCAAGATTGCGCATGACGCCGGCGCCCTCGTCGTCGTCGACAACGTGTTCGCCACGCCGCTATTCCAGCGGCCGCTGCAGCACGGGGCCGACATCGTCGTCTATTCCGCCACCAAACACATCGACGGCCAGGGCCGCTGTCTCGGCGGCGCGGTGCTCGGCTCGAAGGATTACGTGACCAACCACCTGCAGGAGTTCCTGCGCCAGACCGGCCCCACCATGAGCCCGTTCAACGCCTGGGTCATGCTCAAGGGCCTGGAGACGATGCCGGTTCGGGTCAAGGCGCAGACGGCAACGGCGGCAAGGCTCGCCGATCACCTGGCGGCCCAGAAGGGCGTCACGCGCGTCTTCTATTGCGGTCGTGCCGACCACCCGCAGGCGGGCATCGCCAAGAAGCAGATGACCGGCGGCGGGCAGATGATCGCCTTCGAGGTCGAGGGCGGCAAGGCGGCGGCGTTCAAGCTGCAGAACGCGCTCAACCTGATCAAGCTTTCCAACAACCTGGGCGACGCCAAATCGCTCATTACCCATCCGGCCACGACGACGCACTACCGGATCGGGCCGGAGGCGCGTGCCGAGTTGGGCATCGGCGACGGTCTGCTGCGCCTGTCCGTGGGCCTCGAAGCCTTCGAGGATCTCGCGGCCGACCTCGACGCCGGACTCGCCGCAGTGCGCCGTTAA
- a CDS encoding 2'-deoxycytidine 5'-triphosphate deaminase encodes MAPAEGILPSQAIRALIVSEEVKLAEPLLPNQLQPASLDLRLGNIAYRVRASFLPGRGERVSTKLDDLQLHAISLSQGAVLETGCVYVAPLLESLALPDDLCAATNPKSSTGRLDVFTRVIADGVSAFDTIPAGYKGPLFAEICPQTFSVVVRKGSRLSQIRFRAGSSEARPVQDIPLSVDLAGDKDGLVGYRGKRHTGLVDVDAVGACSTLDYWEPIYVRGKKRLILDPDQFYILASKESVQVPPDQAAEMVPFNPLVGEFRVHYAGFFDPGFGHAEAGGAGSRAVLEVRSHKVPFILEDGQIIGRLVYEKLTATPELIYGRDLASHYQAQGLKLSKHFK; translated from the coding sequence ATGGCGCCCGCCGAGGGCATCCTGCCGTCGCAGGCGATCCGTGCCCTCATCGTCAGCGAGGAGGTGAAGCTCGCCGAGCCGCTGCTGCCCAACCAGCTGCAGCCCGCGAGCCTCGACCTGCGTCTGGGCAACATCGCCTACCGGGTGCGGGCGAGCTTCCTGCCGGGTCGGGGCGAGCGCGTTTCGACAAAGCTCGACGATCTGCAGCTGCACGCCATCAGCCTGTCGCAGGGCGCCGTGCTCGAGACCGGCTGCGTCTACGTCGCGCCACTTCTGGAGAGCCTGGCGCTGCCTGACGACCTGTGCGCGGCGACGAACCCGAAGAGCTCAACGGGACGCCTCGACGTTTTCACACGCGTCATCGCCGACGGCGTCTCCGCCTTCGACACGATCCCGGCGGGCTACAAGGGGCCGCTGTTCGCCGAGATTTGCCCGCAGACCTTCTCCGTCGTCGTACGCAAGGGCTCGCGCCTGTCGCAAATCCGCTTCCGCGCCGGCAGCAGCGAGGCGCGGCCGGTGCAGGATATTCCCCTGTCGGTCGATCTCGCGGGCGACAAGGACGGTCTCGTCGGCTACCGCGGCAAGCGCCACACGGGCCTCGTCGATGTCGATGCGGTCGGCGCCTGCTCGACGCTCGACTACTGGGAGCCGATCTATGTGCGCGGCAAGAAGCGGCTGATCCTCGATCCGGATCAGTTCTACATTCTCGCCTCGAAGGAATCCGTGCAGGTGCCGCCCGACCAGGCGGCCGAGATGGTGCCCTTCAATCCTCTGGTCGGCGAGTTCCGCGTGCATTACGCGGGCTTCTTCGATCCGGGCTTCGGGCATGCCGAGGCCGGCGGTGCCGGCTCACGCGCCGTGCTCGAGGTGCGCTCGCACAAGGTGCCATTCATCCTGGAGGACGGGCAGATCATCGGCCGCCTCGTCTACGAGAAGCTCACCGCGACGCCGGAGCTGATCTACGGCCGCGACCTCGCCTCGCACTACCAGGCGCAGGGCTTGAAGCTTTCCAAGCACTTCAAGTAA
- a CDS encoding histone deacetylase family protein: MIRFRRLFELVSDVDRRRFAEASDLFRTAFPHEADAIDRIAHMLLNRRTIGFDPILLLSTDARDRITGLAFVYYFSDIHYGYLQYIASDPRKPARGIGIALYEALRELLAARGARGLFLDVPPVEPEKLKDRTRVAVNRRRMRFYARYDAKKVAGTLWDVEANPRNDGFLTTLLYDPLGRKSQLPQRDARVVVRNILVDQYAFEHDDPFVMRIVRSFTDNPVKLEALGPQPERAAPTKAKYLLPIKMVVSERHMIHHLREKGYVERPVRVTSILKGLEGLPIERVPTRNFSEDHLTAVHTPALVGYLKAMGQRLDPKAIIYPEVFPIRRPDRVPRALEDRAGYFCADTFTPLTQNSFTAAKDAANVALTAATLVANGERFAYALCRPPGHHAERRIYGGFCFLNNSAIAANYLSRQGKVALLDIDYHHGNGGQDIFYARDDVLTVSIHGHPSHAYPNFSGYSDERGEGAGLGFNHNFPTEPPVDDERYLALLERALGVVRTFKPRFFVLSIGFDIMRGDPTGSFAVTNQGMHRIGKRIGRFGLPTLIVQEGGYSLGNLRSGSHAFFRGIVEAWHV; the protein is encoded by the coding sequence ATGATCCGTTTCCGCCGGCTTTTCGAGCTCGTTTCCGATGTCGACCGCCGCCGCTTCGCCGAAGCCAGCGACCTGTTTCGCACGGCGTTCCCGCACGAGGCCGATGCCATCGACCGCATCGCCCACATGCTGCTCAACCGGCGGACGATCGGCTTCGACCCGATCCTGCTGTTGTCGACCGACGCCCGCGACCGCATCACCGGCCTGGCCTTCGTCTACTACTTCTCCGACATCCACTACGGCTACCTGCAGTACATCGCCTCGGACCCGCGCAAGCCGGCGCGCGGCATCGGCATCGCGCTCTACGAGGCGCTGCGCGAGTTGCTGGCGGCGCGTGGAGCGCGCGGGCTGTTCCTCGACGTGCCGCCGGTCGAGCCCGAGAAGCTGAAGGACCGCACGCGCGTTGCGGTCAACCGCAGGCGCATGCGCTTCTACGCCCGCTACGACGCGAAAAAGGTCGCCGGCACGCTGTGGGACGTCGAAGCCAACCCGCGTAACGACGGCTTCCTAACGACGCTTCTCTACGATCCGCTCGGCCGCAAGTCGCAACTGCCCCAGCGCGACGCGCGCGTCGTCGTACGCAACATCCTCGTCGATCAGTACGCGTTCGAGCACGACGACCCTTTCGTCATGCGCATCGTCCGCTCGTTCACCGACAATCCGGTGAAGCTGGAAGCGCTCGGTCCCCAGCCGGAGCGCGCCGCGCCCACCAAGGCGAAGTACCTGCTGCCGATCAAGATGGTCGTCTCCGAGCGCCACATGATCCACCACCTGCGCGAGAAGGGCTACGTGGAGCGCCCGGTGCGCGTCACCTCCATCCTCAAGGGCCTCGAAGGGCTGCCGATCGAGCGCGTGCCGACGCGCAACTTCAGCGAGGACCATCTCACCGCCGTGCATACGCCGGCGCTGGTCGGCTACCTGAAGGCGATGGGCCAGCGGCTCGACCCGAAGGCGATCATCTACCCGGAAGTGTTCCCGATCCGTCGCCCCGACCGCGTGCCACGCGCGCTGGAGGACCGCGCCGGCTATTTCTGCGCCGACACGTTCACGCCGCTGACGCAGAACTCGTTCACCGCCGCCAAGGACGCGGCGAACGTCGCGCTCACCGCCGCCACGCTGGTCGCCAACGGCGAGCGCTTTGCCTACGCGCTCTGCCGGCCGCCCGGGCACCACGCCGAGCGGCGCATCTACGGCGGCTTCTGCTTCCTCAACAATTCGGCGATCGCCGCGAACTATCTCTCGCGCCAAGGCAAGGTGGCGCTGCTCGACATCGACTACCATCACGGCAACGGCGGCCAGGACATCTTCTATGCCCGTGACGACGTGCTCACAGTGTCGATCCACGGCCACCCGAGCCACGCCTATCCCAACTTCTCCGGCTACAGCGACGAGCGCGGCGAAGGGGCCGGGCTCGGCTTCAATCACAACTTCCCCACCGAGCCGCCCGTCGACGACGAGCGCTACCTGGCGCTGCTGGAACGAGCGCTCGGCGTGGTTCGAACCTTCAAGCCGCGATTCTTCGTGCTGTCGATCGGCTTCGACATCATGCGCGGCGATCCGACCGGCTCGTTCGCCGTCACCAATCAGGGCATGCACCGCATCGGCAAGCGCATTGGCCGCTTCGGGCTGCCGACGCTCATCGTGCAGGAGGGCGGCTACTCGCTCGGCAACCTGCGCTCAGGCTCGCACGCCTTCTTCCGCGGCATCGTCGAGGCCTGGCACGTTTGA
- a CDS encoding pyridoxamine 5'-phosphate oxidase family protein translates to MSRLYQDPHRALQDRFQSRPMADRIEQIALKTEIGPDEKAFIESRDFFFLTTVDGQGRPTVSYKGGAPGFVRAIDDTHLTFPSYDGNGMYLSMGNITANPHVGFLFIDFERPCRLRVQGLAEVSDAPEQLATYKEAELVVRVKVTELWMNCPRYIHRYERLKTSRYVPQVDAETPVCEWKRIDGIQDVLRPKELEQVAASGGTIAIEEWMGRVVTGDEKA, encoded by the coding sequence ATGAGCCGGCTTTACCAGGACCCGCACCGCGCCCTCCAGGACCGCTTCCAGTCGCGGCCCATGGCCGACCGGATCGAGCAGATCGCCCTCAAGACCGAGATCGGCCCGGACGAGAAGGCCTTCATCGAGAGCCGCGACTTCTTCTTCCTGACGACCGTCGACGGCCAAGGCCGGCCCACCGTCTCCTACAAGGGGGGCGCCCCCGGCTTCGTCCGGGCCATCGACGATACCCACCTCACCTTCCCCAGCTACGACGGCAACGGCATGTACCTGTCGATGGGCAACATCACAGCCAACCCGCACGTCGGCTTCCTGTTCATCGATTTCGAGCGTCCGTGCCGCCTGCGGGTGCAGGGCCTGGCCGAGGTCTCCGATGCCCCCGAGCAGCTCGCCACCTACAAGGAGGCGGAGCTCGTCGTGCGCGTGAAGGTGACCGAGTTGTGGATGAACTGCCCGCGCTACATCCACCGCTACGAGCGGCTCAAGACCTCGCGCTACGTGCCGCAAGTCGACGCCGAGACGCCGGTCTGTGAGTGGAAGCGGATCGACGGCATCCAGGACGTGCTGCGCCCCAAGGAGCTGGAGCAGGTGGCGGCCTCCGGCGGCACCATCGCTATCGAGGAATGGATGGGCCGCGTCGTCACCGGCGACGAGAAGGCCTGA
- a CDS encoding S1C family serine protease, with protein sequence MLSTLLAAAALLGSSHPGAAISFSDRDEVRESVVRLEVDTGQGVQQGTGFIINDRRTIVTNNHVIAGAKTIYVTFLAAGKPTAVPAQVVTTDPEKDLAIVETAFDIFGEPVVLANYDTDPPAKVTAIGYPSAADAITGGAVLPNIIFEPSYSVGTVARVVSNATVLGGAKLIQHTAVINPGNSGGPLFDECGRVIGINTLRTLPKESDFAQGIFFAVDIRELEAMLKENLIPFTSVDKPCTPGIEAKNDVAPATTKETEAAVFDRFAACIKARPCDRNLCKGRYTRRVSTELANARQADIDVRVTASEPRCTEQKETEAFQEFRRCAINTPCDFDKTCAKNVEEALAVESLKVRRTLFDRARNKAQDDCRTASAPGVWRAGEKDKGVWMAMVTNEKGAALVVACDITGPSPGDGVVLLGEVKGKRDRWTGTRGVQMTIDAFSEPLQLDLKTDGADLTAGKKHVENLNTRGWLKEMIGKLSVGSVVTFEEPKVELDETFSLNGADQVLAPCLKAKFVEKQQQ encoded by the coding sequence GTGCTTTCGACGCTTCTGGCTGCGGCCGCTCTACTCGGATCGAGCCACCCCGGCGCCGCGATATCCTTCTCTGACCGCGATGAGGTGCGCGAGAGCGTCGTGCGCCTCGAGGTTGATACCGGCCAGGGCGTGCAGCAGGGGACCGGCTTCATCATCAATGACCGCCGTACCATCGTAACCAACAACCACGTCATTGCCGGCGCCAAGACGATCTACGTCACGTTCCTGGCCGCCGGCAAGCCGACCGCCGTCCCGGCCCAGGTTGTCACGACCGATCCGGAAAAGGACCTGGCCATCGTTGAGACGGCCTTCGACATCTTCGGCGAGCCCGTGGTGTTGGCCAATTACGATACGGACCCTCCGGCGAAAGTGACTGCCATCGGCTATCCCAGCGCCGCCGATGCCATAACCGGCGGAGCCGTGCTGCCGAACATCATCTTCGAGCCCTCCTACTCTGTGGGAACCGTGGCTCGCGTCGTGTCGAACGCGACGGTTCTGGGCGGCGCCAAACTCATCCAGCACACCGCGGTCATCAATCCAGGCAACAGCGGCGGCCCGCTGTTCGATGAATGCGGGCGCGTCATCGGCATCAACACGCTGCGCACGCTCCCCAAGGAATCGGACTTCGCGCAGGGCATCTTCTTCGCCGTCGATATTCGCGAGCTGGAGGCGATGCTGAAGGAAAACCTCATTCCATTCACCAGCGTCGACAAGCCCTGCACGCCCGGCATCGAGGCGAAGAACGACGTCGCACCGGCCACGACCAAAGAGACCGAAGCCGCGGTGTTCGACCGCTTTGCCGCTTGCATCAAGGCGCGCCCGTGCGACCGCAACCTCTGCAAGGGACGCTACACAAGACGTGTCTCGACGGAGCTCGCCAACGCGCGCCAGGCCGATATCGATGTGCGCGTGACCGCTTCCGAGCCGCGGTGCACCGAGCAGAAGGAGACAGAAGCGTTTCAGGAATTCCGGCGCTGTGCCATCAACACCCCATGTGACTTCGACAAGACCTGCGCCAAGAACGTCGAGGAAGCCCTCGCTGTCGAAAGCCTCAAGGTTCGTCGCACACTGTTCGACCGCGCCCGGAACAAAGCCCAGGACGATTGCCGCACGGCCTCGGCCCCCGGCGTCTGGCGCGCTGGCGAGAAGGACAAAGGCGTCTGGATGGCGATGGTCACCAACGAAAAGGGTGCCGCCCTCGTCGTCGCCTGCGATATCACCGGACCAAGCCCCGGGGACGGCGTCGTCCTCCTCGGTGAGGTCAAAGGCAAGCGCGACCGCTGGACGGGTACGCGCGGCGTGCAGATGACGATCGATGCCTTTTCCGAGCCGCTACAACTCGATTTGAAGACCGACGGCGCCGACCTCACGGCTGGCAAGAAGCACGTCGAGAACCTCAACACGCGTGGCTGGCTCAAGGAGATGATTGGAAAACTCAGCGTCGGCAGCGTCGTCACCTTTGAGGAGCCGAAGGTGGAGCTCGACGAGACCTTTTCACTCAATGGCGCCGATCAGGTTCTGGCGCCCTGCCTCAAGGCCAAGTTCGTCGAAAAGCAGCAGCAGTGA
- a CDS encoding DUF2796 domain-containing protein codes for MRSPLISALAVSSFALLLSPAFAEDQHRELGAHVHGHGTLNIAIEDKRVALELEVAGMDVVGFEHAASTPEQKAAVDKAKGLLEKPLDVFALPAAAGCSAAETKVLIETEAHGDQDHDDHDHDKDAKGGDDHDGHDHGDKAEGGHSHFHATYALDCTSPAELTTITFNYFKLFAGAKELTVNVVGAKGQSSYEVSRDRPTLDLAGVM; via the coding sequence ATGCGCTCGCCGCTGATATCTGCTCTCGCCGTCTCTTCGTTCGCCCTCCTCCTGTCGCCGGCATTCGCCGAGGATCAGCACCGGGAGCTCGGCGCCCACGTGCACGGGCACGGAACGCTCAACATCGCCATCGAGGACAAGCGCGTGGCGCTGGAGCTTGAGGTCGCCGGCATGGACGTCGTGGGATTCGAGCACGCCGCCTCCACGCCCGAGCAGAAGGCGGCGGTCGACAAGGCAAAGGGACTGTTGGAAAAGCCGCTCGACGTCTTCGCGTTGCCGGCGGCAGCGGGATGCTCTGCGGCCGAAACCAAGGTTCTCATCGAGACCGAGGCGCATGGCGACCAAGATCACGATGACCACGATCATGACAAGGACGCCAAAGGTGGCGACGATCACGACGGTCACGACCACGGCGATAAGGCCGAGGGCGGTCACAGCCATTTCCACGCGACCTATGCCCTCGACTGCACCAGCCCCGCCGAGCTGACGACCATCACCTTCAACTACTTCAAGCTCTTCGCTGGCGCGAAGGAGCTGACCGTCAATGTGGTCGGCGCCAAGGGCCAGAGCAGCTACGAGGTCAGCCGCGACCGGCCCACGCTCGATCTGGCCGGGGTCATGTGA
- a CDS encoding ABC transporter ATP-binding protein yields MQRPTPDPVNADVVRMSGVHFRWPGARPFSLTIDSFVLPARQRVLLLGPSGTGKSTFLSLLCGIVAPSAGELEVLGTDLTKLSNAVRDHFRAEHFGIIFQMFNLLPYGSILDNVMLPLSFARQRAARAVRKGPAEDEAKRLLKSLGLDVAELAHHSAADLSVGQQQRVAAARALIGGPELIVADEPTSALDRDRQLAFLDLLFAEAEAAGACVIMVSHEEQLGARFDRVVRLDEIARAERSVAA; encoded by the coding sequence ATGCAGCGCCCCACTCCCGACCCCGTCAACGCGGACGTAGTCCGCATGTCGGGCGTCCACTTCCGCTGGCCCGGCGCCCGGCCGTTCTCGCTGACGATCGACAGCTTTGTGCTGCCGGCGCGCCAGCGGGTGCTGCTGCTCGGTCCGTCGGGGACGGGCAAGTCGACGTTCCTCAGCCTCCTGTGCGGCATCGTCGCGCCGTCGGCGGGGGAGCTCGAGGTGCTGGGCACCGATCTGACGAAATTGTCCAACGCCGTGCGCGATCACTTCCGGGCCGAGCACTTCGGCATCATCTTTCAGATGTTCAACCTGCTGCCGTACGGCTCGATCCTTGACAACGTCATGCTGCCCCTGAGCTTCGCGCGGCAGCGTGCGGCGCGTGCGGTGCGCAAGGGTCCGGCGGAGGACGAGGCGAAGCGGTTGCTGAAAAGCCTCGGGCTCGACGTGGCGGAGCTGGCCCATCACTCGGCGGCCGACCTCAGCGTCGGCCAGCAGCAGCGCGTCGCCGCCGCACGAGCGCTGATCGGCGGCCCCGAGCTAATCGTCGCCGACGAGCCCACCTCGGCGCTCGACCGGGACCGGCAGCTCGCCTTCCTCGATCTCCTGTTTGCCGAGGCCGAAGCCGCGGGCGCTTGCGTCATCATGGTGAGCCACGAGGAGCAGTTGGGCGCCCGCTTCGACCGCGTCGTCCGGCTGGACGAGATCGCCCGCGCCGAAAGGAGCGTGGCCGCATGA